One Hyphomicrobium sp. CS1GBMeth3 DNA segment encodes these proteins:
- a CDS encoding TetR/AcrR family transcriptional regulator encodes MPRAKKALHTKQRFHHGDLREALVAATRELLQEHGPDGFTLADACRRAGVTTAAPYKHFRGKQEVLQEIISRGFDELTAANAKAVAEGGPGTLAGITAMVISYLDFAVAQPAVFRLMFGHKSDLRKAQHVDESGNQCLKNVINEVAACSRKHSQKVDAERVAIRLWTFVHGASCLEIDSDYERVAPGLDVRELIADVAPRLLSVTPS; translated from the coding sequence ATGCCGCGTGCAAAAAAGGCCCTGCATACCAAGCAGCGGTTCCACCACGGTGATCTGCGCGAGGCGCTTGTCGCTGCCACGAGAGAGCTGCTCCAAGAGCACGGGCCGGATGGTTTCACGCTCGCTGATGCGTGCCGCCGCGCCGGCGTCACGACGGCCGCACCCTACAAGCATTTCCGTGGCAAGCAAGAGGTTCTCCAGGAGATTATCTCACGCGGCTTCGATGAGCTGACGGCCGCCAATGCAAAGGCCGTGGCTGAGGGCGGGCCAGGCACGCTCGCAGGCATAACCGCGATGGTGATTTCCTATCTCGATTTTGCCGTCGCGCAGCCGGCGGTCTTCCGCCTCATGTTCGGTCACAAGTCCGATCTCAGGAAGGCCCAACACGTTGACGAGAGCGGCAACCAGTGCCTGAAAAATGTCATCAACGAGGTGGCGGCCTGCAGTCGCAAGCACAGCCAGAAGGTCGACGCGGAGCGGGTCGCCATCCGGCTTTGGACATTCGTGCATGGGGCGTCGTGCCTCGAAATCGACAGCGACTACGAGCGCGTGGCGCCCGGCCTCGATGTTCGCGAGCTAATCGCGGACGTCGCGCCGAGACTGCTTAGCGTAACTCCAAGTTAG